One genomic window of Arachis stenosperma cultivar V10309 chromosome 10, arast.V10309.gnm1.PFL2, whole genome shotgun sequence includes the following:
- the LOC130956803 gene encoding ETHYLENE INSENSITIVE 3-like 5 protein codes for MKDKLNMDESNNKKAKQKAYRKKMSRAQDSVLKYMVKIMEVCKARGFVYGIVCEDGKPITGSSDSLRKWWKEDIRFEQTAPKAIAKYLPLLGKEELDASSSIHLLQDLQDATLGSLLSALMQHCMPPQKRYPLEKGVAPPWWPNGLEAWWGDQGFLAQEHGPPPYKKPHDLKKTWKVSVLASVIKHMSPDLEKLKRLVTQSKTLQDKMTAKDNATWSKVVSQKEALLRLTNKCLKIFPSLFNDEENNKEDGEGEIEVFESSPISSINNSLDHVLFGGVGSSSNGGSEKRKCDFDSNNNGNNNNNGNSFVDKPIYTCQIG; via the exons ATGAAGGATAAACTTAACATGGACGAATCTAACAACAAAAAAGCCAAGCAAAAAGCGTACAGGAAAAAGATGTCTAGGGCACAAGACTCCGTCCTCAAATATATGGTGAAAATCATGGAGGTTTGCAAAGCTCGTGGATTCGTCTATGGCATCGTCTGTGAAGATG GGAAGCCAATTACTGGTAGCTCGGATAGTTTGCGAAAATGGTGGAAAGAAGATATTAGATTTGAACAAACTGCCCCTAAAGCAATTGCAAAGTATTTACCGTTgcttggaaaggaagagttaGATGCGTCGTCAAGCATACACCTTCTCCAAGATCTTCAAGACGCAACACTAGGATCTCTCCTTTCAGCATTGATGCAACACTGTATGCCGCCACAGAAGAGGTATCCTTTGGAGAAAGGCGTGGCCCCGCCGTGGTGGCCTAATGGGTTAGAGGCATGGTGGGGCGATCAGGGCTTTTTGGCTCAAGAACACGGGCCACCACCGTATAAGAAACCCCATGATTTGAAGAAGACATGGAAGGTTTCGGTATTGGCTTCAGTTATAAAGCACATGTCCCCTGACTTAGAGAAATTGAAAAGGCTCGTGACTCAATCAAAGACCTTGCAAGATAAGATGACCGCGAAAGATAACGCTACTTGGTCCAAAGTTGTCAGCCAAAAAGAAGCTTTGTTGAGACTTACCAACAAGTGTCTTAAGATTTTCCCTTCTTTGTTCAACGACGAGGAAAATAATAAGGAAGACGGGGAAGGAGAAATCGAAGTCTTTGAGTCATCCCCAATAAGCTCTATTAATAATTCTCTTGATCATGTTTTGTTTGGTGGTGTCGGCAGTAGCAGCAACGGAGGCAGTGAAAAAAGAAAGTGTGATTTTGATAGtaataataatggtaacaacaacaataatggtaaTAGCTTTGTGGACAAACCAATATATACATGCCAGATTGGATGA
- the LOC130956805 gene encoding uncharacterized protein LOC130956805 has product MTQSSTPEVRKRSTRDEIAKAGKACEAHEVRWNSRPTGTLMAFEARMNLEGVGDEVRCRAFLVTLAGPAIRWFNGLPQGSIYRFSDISRAFLAQFTTRIAKAKHPINLLGITQRPGEPTRKYLDRFNDECLEIDGLTDSVASLCLTNGLLNEDFRKHLTTKPVWTMHEIQTVAKEYINDEEVSQVVAANKRHTGYNQPRQQGNGERHKDQVKEGGPTKAHKSFPRIRKFTNYTPLTLSIVEVYQQIAERGILSKPRPLKDRTGGNKSLYCDYHKGYGYQTQDCFDLREALEQAIRDGKLSEFSHLIREPRRRQRDQDSEEAKTRAAKRQQEPEDKDHGLTVINVVTAKNSAPRSRSAHKKDAKILAVSSVPMRSSKRPPCVSFGPED; this is encoded by the coding sequence ATGACACAATCATCTACTCCCGAGGTAAGGAAACGTTCCACACGGGACGAGATCGCGAAGGCGGGGAAGGCATGTGAGGCGCATGAGGTACGATGGAACTCAAGACCCACTGGAACACTCATGGCTTTCGAGGCTAGAATGAATCTGGAGGGAGTAGGGGACGAGGTGAGGTGCCGGGCCTTCCTGGTCACCTTAGCCGGACCCGCGATCCgatggtttaacggcctcccgCAGGGATCCATCTACAGATTTTCGGACATCAGCCGTGCCTTCTTGGCTCAGTTCACAACGCGAATAGCAAAGGCAAAACACCCGATCAATCTGCTCGGAATAACACAGAGACCCGGGGAGCCGACCAGGAAGTACCTGGATCGCTTTAACGATGAATGCTTAGAAATCGACGGCCTAACCGACTCGGTGGCCAGCCTTTGCCTGACGAACGGCCTCCTGAACGAAGACTTTCGAAAACACCTTACCACGAAACCGGTTTGGACGATGCACGAGATACAAACGGTGGCTAAGGAATACATAAATGACGAAGAAGTCAGCCAGGTCGTGGCCGCCAATAAACGGCACACCGGCTACAACCAACCTAGGCAACAGGGTAACGGGGAGAGACACAAAGACCAAGTCAAGGAGGGAGGACCGACCAAGGCACACAAATCGTTTCCCCGGATCAGGAAGTTCACCAACTACACTCCACTCACTCTTTCCATTGTGGAAGTTTACCAGCAAATAGCCGAGAGAGGGATCTTGTCGAAGCCCCGACCACTCAAGGACCGAACGGGGGGGAACAAGAGCCTCTACTGTGACTACCACAAGGGCTACGGATATCAAACACAAGACTGTTTTGACCTGAGGGAAGCATTAGAGCAAGCAATAAGAGATGGCAAACTCTCTGAGTTCTCCCACCTCATACGGGAGCCGAGGAGACGGCAACGCGACCAAGACAGCGAAGAGGCCAAGACCCGAGCGGCAAAGCGGCAACAAGAGCCAGAAGATAAAGACCACGGTCTCACGGTGATAAATGTAGTAACCGCCAAAAACTCCGCGCCGAGGTCTAGGTCAGCTCACAAGAAAGACGCCAAAATCCTAGCAGTCTCCTCCGTCCCAATGCGAAGTTCCAAGAGGCCCCCATGCGTCTCCTTTGGCCCCGAAGACTAA